One Spinacia oleracea cultivar Varoflay chromosome 4, BTI_SOV_V1, whole genome shotgun sequence DNA segment encodes these proteins:
- the LOC110800539 gene encoding uncharacterized protein, whose amino-acid sequence MDHEVVRKEYIQRGPCQPKKHKISKTEFEEGIMRRFNPYWFKKYAWLEYSVSKDYAYFFYCYLFKNETTKVAGGDAFVINGFQGWNKPCRLKKHIGGVKSAHNQAFEKFGNLKNRQNSIQASLNQQCEQVKSEYEIRLTTSLHCLRFLLLQGLAFHGHDECEESSNKGNYLELYIWYADKNDEVGNVVLKNAPKNNKLIAPKIQKQIINCRAKETTKEIVEDLGKDYFGILVD is encoded by the coding sequence ATGGACCATGAAGTGGTGAGAAAAGAATACATTCAAAGAGGTCCTTGTCAACCAAAGAAGCACAAAATTTCCAAGACGGAATTTGAAGAAGGTATTATGCGTCGCTTTAATCCTTATTGGTTTAAGAAGTATGCTTGGCTTGAGTATAGTGTTTCAAAAGATTATGCGTATTTCTTTTATTGCTATTTGTTTAAGAATGAAACTACTAAAGTAGCGGGAGGAGATGCGTTTGTCATAAATGGCTTTCAAGGTTGGAATAAGCCATGTAGGTTAAAGAAGCATATTGGCGGTGTTAAAAGTGctcataatcaagcttttgaaaagtttggaaattTGAAGAATCGACAAAATTCCATTCAAGCTTCTTTAAACCAACAATGCGAACAAGTTAAAAGTGAATATGAAATTCGTTTGACTACTTCACTTCATTGTTTGAGGTTTCTTTTGCTCCAAGGTTTGGCATTTCACGGTCATGATGAATGTGAAGAATCAAGTAATAAAGGAAATTATTTAGAACTTTATATTTGGTATGCGGATAAGAATGATGAAGTTGGAAATGTTGTTTTGAAAAATGCTCCTAAGAATAATAAATTGATTGCACCTAAAATTCAAAAGCAAATTATCAATTGTCGTGCCAAAGAAACTACTAAGGAAATTGTGGAAGATCTTGGTAAGGATTATTTTGGAATACTAGTGGATTAG